AGTACTGGACGTGCAAAATTAGAAATCAATAGCTACAAGAGCCAAGGGGAAGATCGCCAGAACAATCGAATCAAAGAATTTTTGAAGCCCACAGCACAAACAGGAGCTCCGCAACAAAATTTCAATCAGGGTGGTCAACAAAATGTTAATCAACCAGCACCACAACAAAACTTCAATCAATCGAACCAACCGCCACAACAAAATACTGGATATAACCAAGGTGCATTTTAGAGAGGAGAAAGCTAAATGTCTAAAGAAATTGAATTAAATTTATCAGCAATGGCAAATGGAGCCATTCAGGAAAAACTGGATGGGGAATTAGAAAAATTATTTAACAATATTCATGACCCGAATACTAAAGCGAAAGATAAACGAGCAATCACCATCAAACTTGAATTTGCGCCAGATGACAACCGTCAAGTTATTGTCCTAAATAGTAGCTTCTCAACGAAGTTAGCGCCAGTTCGTGATTTTGATACTACTATCTTAACGGGTAAGGATTTAAGCAGCGGAAAGGTTGCTGCTCGTGAATTACAATCTGAGGCACCAGGTCAGACTTTTATTGATCCAGTCGATGGCAAACAAAAAACGGATGTCGGTGAACCTATTGACGTTATTGAAAAAGAAGAAGCAGCCAAAGAATCTCAACAGCAACAGATTATAAACTTACAAGAGAAAAGAGGATAAACAAATGACAATGACAAAAGAAGCAATTCAATATTTGATGGAACAAGGAATTAGACCTGACGATCGTTTAGTTAATTTTGATAGTGGCACTCGATGGATGGTTATTAACAACGATGGGGATGCTAGAGAAATTCAACCTAAAGTTTATCTAGCTGATCCCCTTGAAATCAATACTCTTTCAGGATTCGTGAATTATATTAAAGCGAATATTGAACGTATCAATAATAAATTGATTGTACAAATTAAAAATGAACAAACAGTTCACTTGAAAGGAATCATTGAAGAAGATGGTAGTCGTGAATGTTTAGCTACAGCTAGTGCGATTATTCCTAGGTTTCACTTTGACAACTTCTATGATATGGAAGAATTCAACATCGCATTACAATCAAAGTTTGTTAGTTTGACTACAGAAAAGGATGTTCCGGATGATCGTTCATTATTGTTACAAGTTGTCGGGAATGTAGCTGAAAAAAATGTCAAACAGGCAAGTGATGACGGTGTTAGCCAAGCAATTACTATTAATCAAGGCGTGGCAACACAAGCAAATGTGCAGATTCCTAATCCTGTTTTATTAGCACCATACAGAACATTTTTAGAAGTAGAACAGCCAGCTAGTCAGTTTGTGTTCCGTATGAAAGATGGTCCGCGTGCTGCGATCTTTGAAGCTGACGGTGGGGCATGGAGAAATCAGGCGATCGTAAATATTCGAGAGTTTTTACTTGAAGCGTTAGAAGAAGAAATTAAATCAGAACGAATCACTATAATTGCTTAATTTTAGGGCGGGGAAACCCGCCTTTTATTAAAGGTAGGAGGAAGATAAATGAAACCAGAATTAAAAATGAAAACACCCCAACTTGTTGAAATAGTTGAGGTGGTCCATGTAGAAGCTACACGAGGCGATGGAACAGAAGAAAATCCAGTTAGGATTGTTCATCAATACTGGAGTAAAGATGGCGTATTACTAGCTGAAAAAGATAGTTACTGATTTATTGCTTGCGTGTTTCTTGTTTCTTAAGATTAATATTTTTAATCTTAGTTAGCATCGATTTTCTGTCATGTCTTTTTATATACCATTCTTCAAATAAATACTCAATAAACAATATTAGTTGATTGGCTTCATCAGGTTCAATATCTACTATTAAATTTATGTCTCTTTCAGGATGGGCACCAATGTTACCTAATTGTCGTAATGCATGTAGAACTTCTTTAGTTTCAGAATCAACTTTGTTGTCTATAGCTTTAATCTCGTTTAGCAAAGTATCTTTTCGAACATTCCAAAAGTCTCTAATCATACCTTGGAGGCAACGTCTTGACAATGTGGCGGAAGATTTTGGACTTAGATCGACAATTTTACAAGCTTCTTCGTAATCTTCAATTATAGAAACGGGTATGTAATCGGGTAGTTGTTTAGCATTATTATCAGGGTATAAGTTCCATTTTTCCCCAACGAACTGAGAGCCTGTTCCAAGCGCTTTTACGGAGATTTTTTCACAACTAGGACAATAACGAAAAAATACCTCTATCGAATCTACAGGCTCATAAGTTGTACCATTTCCTACATGTATAGCGTCTGTTTTTAAATATGAATAAACAGTGCTGGATCTAGCTGTGTCTTCAACAATAGGAACACTTGCAGAACAAAATGGACAAATAAAATTACTTTCCAATTGTATCACCTCATTTTTTCTTACATTATATCAATAAAGAAAGGAGAAATCCATGAAATTAAGACCGTACCAAGATGAATCAAAAGTAGCCGTTCAAAACGAATGGAGCGAAGGAAAGAAAAAAACGTTATTAGTATTACCTACTGGATGCGGTAAAACGATTGTATTCAGTAAAATCATTGAGGATCGTGTGCGTTTAGGTGAACGTGGTCTTGTTTTAGCCCATCGTGGTGAACTATTGGATCAAGCCTCTGATAAGCTGGAAAAGGCAACAGGGTTAAAGACGGCAAAAGAGAAGGCAGAACAAACCAGTATAGGTAGCTTTTTCCGGGTAGTAGTTGGATCAGTACAAACGATGTATCAAGAGAAACGTCTGAGCCAATTTCCACCAGATTACTTTGATTTCATTGTAGTAGATGAAGCACATCATTGTATATCGGATGGTTACCAGCGTGTATTGAAACACTTTGAATCAGCTAATGTGTTAGGAGTGACAGCCACGCCAGATCGTGGAGATATGCGGAATTTGGGTAGCTACTTTGAATCGTTAGCTTACGAATATACATTACCTAAAGCAATTAAAGAAGGATACTTAGCACCGATCAAGGCGGTAACTGTTCCGCTCAAATTAGATTTATCAGGAGTTGGCCAACAAACAGGGGATTTCAAAACGAAGGATTTGGGCACAGTTCTTGATCCTTATCTGGATTCGATTGCTGATGAAATGCTGCAATACTGCAAAGATCGTAAAACAGTTATTTTTCTACCACTAGTAAAGACTAGCCAAAAATTCACAGAAATTTTGAATCGAAAAGGATTCAAAGCGGCAGAAGTAAACGGGGAAAGTAAAGATCGTGCTGAAGTATTAGAAGACTTTGACAGTGGAAAATACAACGTTCTTTGTAATTCTATGTTGCTTACTGAAGGTTGGGACTGTCCGAGTGTCGATTGTGTCATCGTTTTACGTCCGACGAAGGTACGTAGTTTATACAGTCAAATGGTTGGTCGTGGTACTCGTTTATTCCCAGGGAAAGAAGAACTATTATTACTGGACTTTCTTTGGCACACTGAACGCCATGAATTATGTCATCCAGCACATTTGATTGCTGAGAATGAAGAAGTAGCCAAAAAGATGACTGAGAACATTGAAGAAGCTGGTTGTCCTATTGATTTAGAAGAAGCGGAAGCAAAGGCTGCAGATGATGTTATCGCTCAACGTGAGGAAGCTTTAGCCAAACAACTTGCTGAAATGAAGAAACGCAAACGCAAATTAGTTGATCCTCTGCAATTTGAAATGAGTATTCAAGCAGAAGACTTATCAAGCTATGTACCTTCATTCGGTTGGGAAATGGGACCACCAACAGAC
The DNA window shown above is from Enterococcus sp. 4G2_DIV0659 and carries:
- a CDS encoding DEAD/DEAH box helicase, yielding MKLRPYQDESKVAVQNEWSEGKKKTLLVLPTGCGKTIVFSKIIEDRVRLGERGLVLAHRGELLDQASDKLEKATGLKTAKEKAEQTSIGSFFRVVVGSVQTMYQEKRLSQFPPDYFDFIVVDEAHHCISDGYQRVLKHFESANVLGVTATPDRGDMRNLGSYFESLAYEYTLPKAIKEGYLAPIKAVTVPLKLDLSGVGQQTGDFKTKDLGTVLDPYLDSIADEMLQYCKDRKTVIFLPLVKTSQKFTEILNRKGFKAAEVNGESKDRAEVLEDFDSGKYNVLCNSMLLTEGWDCPSVDCVIVLRPTKVRSLYSQMVGRGTRLFPGKEELLLLDFLWHTERHELCHPAHLIAENEEVAKKMTENIEEAGCPIDLEEAEAKAADDVIAQREEALAKQLAEMKKRKRKLVDPLQFEMSIQAEDLSSYVPSFGWEMGPPTDKQVSALEKMGIMPDEIDNAGKATKLLERLDKRRQEGLATPKQIRFLEQRGFQHVGKWQFDGARKLIDRIAGNGWRIPQGIDPATYEGH
- a CDS encoding DUF4145 domain-containing protein, with the protein product MESNFICPFCSASVPIVEDTARSSTVYSYLKTDAIHVGNGTTYEPVDSIEVFFRYCPSCEKISVKALGTGSQFVGEKWNLYPDNNAKQLPDYIPVSIIEDYEEACKIVDLSPKSSATLSRRCLQGMIRDFWNVRKDTLLNEIKAIDNKVDSETKEVLHALRQLGNIGAHPERDINLIVDIEPDEANQLILFIEYLFEEWYIKRHDRKSMLTKIKNINLKKQETRKQ
- a CDS encoding replication terminator protein, which translates into the protein MSKEIELNLSAMANGAIQEKLDGELEKLFNNIHDPNTKAKDKRAITIKLEFAPDDNRQVIVLNSSFSTKLAPVRDFDTTILTGKDLSSGKVAARELQSEAPGQTFIDPVDGKQKTDVGEPIDVIEKEEAAKESQQQQIINLQEKRG